The following proteins come from a genomic window of Actinomarinicola tropica:
- a CDS encoding helix-turn-helix domain-containing protein: MHATIPTPTVLVVAPADASPALVEAVEGEGIQVRSATPDELDGALTEAAVDVVVVVSGPEGLAAVARVARTTPATRYLAVADDLDPAAALDAGIGGVVAASAPPDVVRSAVRGLALGEGFLDAPLAREVLERHRREGIALTATEEEVLGRLARGDAAATIADDYAVTARLVRLHAGGALSRLLPT; encoded by the coding sequence ATGCACGCCACGATCCCCACGCCCACGGTCCTCGTCGTCGCGCCCGCCGACGCGTCCCCGGCGCTCGTCGAGGCCGTCGAGGGCGAGGGGATCCAGGTGAGGAGCGCGACGCCCGACGAGCTCGACGGGGCGCTGACCGAGGCCGCGGTCGACGTCGTCGTGGTGGTCAGCGGTCCGGAAGGTCTCGCCGCCGTGGCGCGCGTCGCCCGCACGACGCCTGCCACGCGGTACCTGGCCGTGGCCGACGACCTCGATCCTGCTGCCGCGCTGGACGCCGGCATCGGCGGGGTCGTGGCCGCCTCGGCTCCGCCCGACGTCGTGCGCTCGGCGGTGAGGGGGCTGGCCCTCGGCGAGGGCTTCCTCGACGCCCCGCTCGCCCGCGAGGTGCTCGAGCGCCACCGCCGCGAGGGCATCGCCCTCACGGCGACGGAGGAGGAGGTGCTCGGCCGCCTCGCCCGGGGCGACGCCGCGGCGACCATCGCCGACGACTACGCGGTGACCGCCCGGCTCGTTCGCCTGCACGCCGGGGGCGCCCTCTCCCGGCTCCTCCCCACCTAG
- a CDS encoding Fpg/Nei family DNA glycosylase, giving the protein MPEGDTLHRTAARLRPALVGAEVRRFEAPRLVGPRPRTGETIDEVEAVGKHLMVRFSGGIVLQTHLRMTGSWHLYARGERWRKPPHLARVVLEVPDAVAVCFSAPVVRTHLGEREASDAVAHLGPDLCRADADIDEAVARMARLDPGTEIGVALLDQRVAAGIGNVYKSEVLWALRVDPFAPVGALDEDVRRDLVETAARLLRANLTTTRRTTVPGGLAVYGKTRRPCRRCGTPIRARRQGEQARTTYWCPRCQSAARAP; this is encoded by the coding sequence ATGCCCGAGGGCGACACCCTCCACCGGACCGCTGCGCGCCTCCGGCCTGCGCTCGTCGGCGCCGAGGTCCGCCGCTTCGAGGCGCCGCGCCTCGTCGGCCCGCGTCCGCGCACCGGGGAGACGATCGACGAGGTCGAGGCCGTCGGGAAGCACCTCATGGTGCGCTTCAGCGGCGGCATCGTCCTGCAGACGCACCTCCGCATGACCGGGTCGTGGCACCTCTACGCGCGCGGCGAGCGGTGGCGGAAGCCGCCGCACCTCGCACGGGTCGTGCTCGAGGTCCCGGACGCCGTCGCCGTGTGCTTCTCCGCTCCGGTGGTGAGGACGCACCTCGGCGAGCGCGAGGCGAGCGACGCCGTCGCCCACCTCGGGCCCGACCTGTGCCGAGCCGATGCCGACATCGACGAGGCGGTGGCCCGGATGGCCCGGCTCGACCCCGGTACCGAGATCGGGGTCGCGCTCCTCGACCAGCGGGTCGCGGCCGGCATCGGCAACGTCTACAAGAGCGAGGTCCTCTGGGCGCTCCGCGTCGATCCGTTCGCGCCGGTCGGCGCGCTCGACGAGGACGTCCGGCGGGATCTGGTCGAGACCGCCGCGCGGCTCCTGCGGGCCAACCTCACGACGACACGTCGGACCACCGTGCCCGGTGGGCTCGCGGTGTACGGGAAGACCCGTCGGCCGTGTCGCCGCTGCGGGACGCCCATCCGGGCTCGCCGCCAGGGGGAGCAGGCGCGGACGACCTACTGGTGCCCGCGGTGCCAGTCGGCCGCACGTGCGCCCTGA
- a CDS encoding NYN domain-containing protein, whose protein sequence is MLLVDAANVVGSRPDGWWRDRPGAARRLVERLAAAADAGRLDPPIVVVLEGRARAGVDEGTAGAVQVVHATGEGDDAMVALAAAADGDVRLVTADRALAERARAEGATVVGPRWLLERVDADG, encoded by the coding sequence GTGCTCCTCGTTGACGCTGCCAACGTCGTCGGCTCGCGTCCCGATGGGTGGTGGCGGGACCGTCCCGGCGCGGCGCGTCGCCTGGTCGAGCGGCTCGCCGCCGCGGCCGACGCCGGGCGCCTCGACCCGCCGATCGTCGTCGTGCTCGAAGGGCGGGCGCGCGCCGGGGTCGACGAGGGGACGGCGGGCGCAGTGCAGGTCGTGCACGCCACGGGGGAAGGCGACGATGCGATGGTGGCGCTCGCCGCGGCCGCCGACGGGGACGTGCGCCTCGTCACCGCCGACCGCGCCCTGGCCGAGCGGGCGCGCGCCGAGGGTGCCACCGTCGTCGGCCCGCGCTGGCTCCTCGAGCGGGTCGACGCCGACGGCTGA
- a CDS encoding cation:proton antiporter: MDHYMVTLAVLGLAALGAAILPRLLDGVPLSIPIVFLALGMVFYALPIGLNGPSVDTEGQEAERLTEFVVIVSLMGAGLKLGRPIGWEGWQVTWRLLGIAMPLTIAGIALIAAGPLGLPLASAVLLGAVLAPTDPVLASDVQLEGPAEDDADDVVRFSLTSEAGLNDGLAFPFTNLAVAMAAGGSWFLGWVVDDVVVKLAVGVLAGWLLGRLVAHLAFSVRSVTALSRTSEGFVAIGATLLVYGVTELAHGYGFLGVFVAAVTIRNQERDHEYQQILHDFAETTERLASVLFLVLLGGSVVDGAWDGLTPLGVLAAVAIVFVVRPVAGWLATAWSDTSRAERIVIAFFGIRGMGSVYYLAHAVTEERFDAAREVWAVAILVIVMSIVVHGVAATPAMRWLDRRRAAA, translated from the coding sequence ATGGATCACTACATGGTCACCCTCGCGGTGCTCGGGCTCGCCGCGCTGGGTGCTGCGATCCTGCCACGCCTCCTCGATGGCGTCCCGCTGTCCATCCCGATCGTCTTCCTCGCACTGGGGATGGTCTTCTACGCGCTCCCCATCGGTCTGAACGGGCCGAGCGTCGACACCGAGGGGCAGGAGGCCGAGCGGCTCACCGAGTTCGTGGTGATCGTCTCGCTGATGGGCGCGGGCCTGAAGCTCGGGCGCCCGATCGGCTGGGAGGGCTGGCAGGTCACGTGGCGGCTCCTGGGCATCGCCATGCCGCTGACGATCGCCGGCATCGCGCTCATCGCCGCCGGCCCCCTGGGGCTGCCGCTCGCGAGCGCGGTGCTCCTCGGCGCCGTGCTCGCGCCGACGGACCCCGTGCTCGCCTCCGACGTGCAGCTCGAGGGGCCGGCAGAGGACGACGCCGACGACGTGGTGCGCTTCAGCCTGACGTCCGAGGCGGGTCTGAACGACGGCCTCGCGTTCCCGTTCACGAACCTCGCCGTGGCGATGGCCGCCGGCGGCTCGTGGTTCCTCGGGTGGGTGGTGGACGACGTGGTCGTCAAGCTGGCCGTGGGCGTCCTCGCCGGTTGGCTCCTCGGTCGGCTCGTCGCCCACCTCGCCTTCTCCGTGCGGTCCGTGACCGCTCTGTCGCGCACGAGCGAGGGCTTCGTCGCCATCGGGGCGACCCTGCTCGTCTACGGGGTGACCGAGCTGGCCCACGGCTACGGCTTCCTCGGCGTGTTCGTCGCGGCCGTCACGATCCGCAACCAGGAGCGGGACCACGAGTACCAACAGATCCTCCACGACTTCGCCGAGACGACCGAACGCCTCGCGAGCGTCCTGTTCCTCGTGCTGCTCGGCGGGTCGGTCGTCGACGGGGCGTGGGACGGGTTGACGCCGCTCGGGGTGCTCGCCGCCGTGGCCATCGTGTTCGTCGTGCGGCCCGTCGCCGGGTGGCTCGCGACGGCCTGGAGCGACACGTCCCGGGCCGAACGGATCGTCATCGCGTTCTTCGGCATCCGCGGGATGGGCAGTGTGTACTACCTCGCCCACGCCGTCACCGAGGAGCGCTTCGACGCCGCTCGAGAGGTGTGGGCCGTGGCGATCCTCGTGATCGTGATGTCGATCGTGGTGCACGGAGTGGCGGCCACCCCGGCCATGCGTTGGCTCGATCGCCGACGTGCCGCGGCATGA
- a CDS encoding ABC transporter ATP-binding protein: MTATETTPTPAAGPARRAAARAVAARKTYGSGDTEVRALDGIDVEFERARFTAIMGPSGSGKSTLMHCLAGLDTLTSGQVFIGDTDLTTLSEKHLTTLRRDKVGFVFQAFNLIPTLSAIENITLPMSLAGRKPDQDWVDDVIRTVGLGDRLHHRPSELSGGQQQRVAVSRALASRPEIIFADEPTGNLDSNSGSEILGFMRRAVDDLEQSIVMVTHDPVAASWADRVVFLVDGRIVDEVHSPSREQIIDKMKDLEVPR; this comes from the coding sequence GTGACCGCCACCGAGACGACCCCGACCCCTGCGGCCGGTCCCGCCCGCAGGGCCGCCGCCCGGGCGGTCGCCGCCCGCAAGACCTACGGATCCGGCGACACCGAGGTGCGCGCCCTCGACGGCATCGACGTCGAGTTCGAGCGGGCCCGCTTCACCGCGATCATGGGCCCCTCCGGCTCCGGCAAGTCGACGCTGATGCACTGCCTGGCGGGGCTCGACACCCTCACGTCCGGCCAGGTCTTCATCGGCGACACCGACCTCACGACCCTCTCGGAGAAGCACCTCACGACGCTCCGTCGGGACAAGGTCGGCTTCGTCTTCCAGGCGTTCAACCTCATCCCCACTCTCAGCGCGATCGAGAACATCACGCTGCCGATGTCGCTCGCCGGCCGGAAGCCGGACCAGGACTGGGTCGACGACGTCATCCGCACGGTCGGCCTCGGCGACCGCCTGCACCACCGCCCGAGCGAGCTGTCCGGCGGCCAGCAGCAGCGCGTGGCCGTGTCCCGGGCGCTGGCGAGCAGGCCGGAGATCATCTTCGCCGACGAGCCCACGGGCAACCTCGACTCCAACAGCGGCAGCGAGATCCTCGGCTTCATGCGCCGGGCGGTCGACGACCTCGAGCAGAGCATCGTCATGGTCACCCACGACCCGGTCGCCGCCAGCTGGGCGGACCGGGTCGTGTTCCTCGTCGACGGGCGCATCGTCGACGAGGTGCACTCGCCGAGCCGCGAGCAGATCATCGACAAGATGAAGGACCTGGAGGTGCCGCGCTAG
- a CDS encoding M56 family metallopeptidase, whose translation MVELPLRTRLLVVGSAVRSALPWGLPFVGLVTSPWVQIAGLETGGDWTWDLSWGVVITAAVVPVLVALALVLLFPHDRYGDWAARRIAARTGARPSTRTINLTEQLAVATGTGGLRYDVLVHDSPVPNVAALPTRGGAHVVVTAGAERRLDRDALEALLASQIAVVVDPWVRLAAAAQVVGSLRFLLLFASPFLNPFLMPFAFVAFFRPRRADTVRDLVGDAAAVRATRHPGALARAFEELRPAAPHGSRMRVGLPGFLVDQFWVVSTRSKVTTTTSGPRGERTWTTADEVAAELAVRADRSRRVASGETPGGPDLRGWRRATAGLGRDATTSTGIPLALTDAERRTAAEIGAELAGTAGQGARAADWHRGHQ comes from the coding sequence GTGGTCGAGCTCCCCCTCCGGACCCGGCTCCTCGTCGTGGGGTCGGCGGTGCGCAGCGCCCTGCCGTGGGGCCTGCCGTTCGTGGGGCTCGTGACATCCCCGTGGGTGCAGATCGCCGGGCTCGAGACGGGAGGCGACTGGACGTGGGACCTCTCGTGGGGCGTCGTGATCACGGCTGCCGTCGTGCCCGTCCTCGTCGCCCTCGCCCTGGTCCTGCTCTTCCCCCACGACCGCTACGGCGACTGGGCCGCGCGACGTATCGCCGCCCGCACCGGTGCCCGCCCGTCGACCCGGACCATCAACCTCACCGAGCAGCTGGCCGTGGCGACCGGCACCGGCGGGCTGCGCTACGACGTCCTCGTCCACGACTCACCCGTGCCGAACGTGGCGGCGCTGCCGACGCGCGGCGGGGCCCACGTCGTGGTCACCGCCGGCGCCGAGCGCCGACTCGATCGCGACGCCCTCGAGGCGCTCCTCGCCAGCCAGATCGCCGTCGTCGTCGATCCGTGGGTCCGGCTCGCTGCCGCGGCCCAGGTCGTCGGCTCGCTGCGGTTCCTCCTCCTCTTCGCGTCGCCCTTCCTGAACCCGTTCCTGATGCCGTTCGCGTTCGTCGCGTTCTTCCGCCCTCGGCGGGCCGACACCGTGCGCGACCTCGTCGGCGATGCCGCCGCCGTGCGCGCCACCCGGCACCCGGGCGCGCTGGCACGGGCGTTCGAGGAGCTGCGGCCCGCCGCCCCGCACGGCAGCCGCATGCGGGTCGGCCTCCCCGGGTTCCTCGTCGACCAGTTCTGGGTGGTGTCGACGCGCAGCAAGGTGACGACGACGACGAGTGGGCCGCGCGGCGAGCGGACCTGGACCACGGCGGACGAGGTCGCCGCCGAGCTCGCCGTCCGAGCCGATCGGTCGCGACGGGTCGCATCGGGCGAGACGCCGGGCGGACCCGACCTGCGGGGCTGGCGCCGAGCGACCGCGGGGCTCGGACGCGACGCGACCACGTCCACGGGCATCCCCCTCGCGCTCACCGACGCCGAGCGACGCACGGCCGCGGAGATCGGCGCCGAGCTGGCCGGGACAGCGGGTCAGGGCGCACGTGCGGCCGACTGGCACCGCGGGCACCAGTAG
- a CDS encoding ABC transporter permease, whose translation MLRTTLRSLWEHKRRLISTTVAVFLGVSFMAGTFVLGDTLDESVESLVGEVTVGLDAQVRGPELFDTGFGVLYTPIDQSLVDVVAGVEEVEDAAGYVTVETGVQVLGADGDTIGMPNAAPTIVESFIPNPDISGYDIPEGRGVEAPDEMVINRAAAEDGELELGDTVTLTSSLGRTEYTLVGITTTVSGRDTIAGAILVGLATEQAQELAGLDGQINYVYATAAGGTTQEELVAAIGAELPSEPQLEVITGQQAADELTSTFQEGLSFFSTFLLVFALIALVVGSFIIFNTFSILVAQRGRELALLRAIGATRRQVLVSVLVEAVLIGLVAALIGIVAGIGLATGIYALLNSIGLELPKAGTIVSADTVIWSIVAGVGVTLFSALIPAWRATRVPPIAALRDVATDTSGTSKIRIGIGLALAVLAVVFIAPVYGEDPDTAALQSLGLGAVLLLVALIVLGPVIARPVARAIGAPLSWLRGTTGHLARENASRSPKRTASTAAALMIGIALVGFITILISSARVSIDEQVSRGLKADLIIRAESFGAGIPIAFEEEIAGRDDVATVAALRQGQVQLALPDGDTTTTFMGAINPERYDRAVEVQMVEGSLADLQPGGLVVDRRQAENRDLAVGDTVEVTFLPAANVAELTVTAISDDPQLLGFYTTTHEDWAANVPNQTNGTIFVSAAEGTTVDDLQRELRRAAEEYPGVLVENQDEFLDAIASQLNVILNVVLGLLVVSVLIALIGIANTLSLSVYERTRELGLLRAVGMTRSQLRASVRWEAAIIAVLGTLLGLALAVGLSYSLIQGLGPQGFSAFQVPVGQMAIIVVVGALLGVLASLLPARRAAKLNVLEAIASE comes from the coding sequence GTGCTGCGCACCACGCTGCGGTCGCTCTGGGAGCACAAGCGCCGCCTCATCTCCACCACGGTCGCCGTCTTCCTCGGCGTCAGCTTCATGGCCGGCACGTTCGTGCTCGGCGACACGCTCGACGAGTCCGTCGAGTCCCTGGTCGGCGAGGTCACCGTCGGCCTCGACGCCCAGGTGCGCGGACCGGAGCTCTTCGACACCGGTTTCGGGGTGCTCTACACGCCGATCGACCAGTCGCTCGTCGACGTCGTCGCCGGGGTGGAGGAGGTCGAGGACGCCGCCGGCTACGTCACGGTGGAGACCGGTGTCCAGGTCCTCGGCGCCGACGGCGACACCATCGGGATGCCCAACGCCGCGCCGACCATCGTCGAGAGCTTCATCCCGAACCCTGACATCTCCGGCTACGACATCCCCGAGGGCCGCGGCGTCGAGGCGCCCGACGAGATGGTCATCAACCGGGCCGCGGCGGAGGACGGCGAGCTCGAGCTCGGCGACACCGTCACGCTCACCTCCTCGCTCGGCCGGACCGAGTACACGCTCGTCGGCATCACGACGACGGTCTCCGGCCGCGACACGATCGCCGGCGCCATCCTCGTCGGGCTCGCCACCGAGCAGGCCCAGGAGCTCGCCGGCCTCGACGGCCAGATCAACTACGTGTACGCCACGGCTGCAGGCGGGACCACCCAGGAGGAGCTGGTCGCCGCCATCGGCGCCGAGCTCCCCTCCGAGCCGCAGCTGGAGGTGATCACGGGGCAGCAGGCGGCCGACGAGCTGACCTCCACGTTCCAGGAGGGCCTGTCGTTCTTCTCGACGTTCCTGCTCGTGTTCGCGCTGATCGCCCTGGTCGTCGGCTCGTTCATCATCTTCAACACCTTCTCGATCCTCGTGGCCCAGCGAGGCCGCGAGCTCGCCCTCCTGCGGGCCATCGGCGCCACGCGACGCCAGGTCCTCGTCTCCGTCCTCGTCGAGGCCGTCCTCATCGGACTGGTCGCGGCGCTGATCGGGATCGTGGCGGGGATCGGGCTCGCCACCGGGATCTACGCGCTGCTCAACTCGATCGGGCTGGAGCTGCCGAAGGCCGGCACGATCGTCTCGGCCGACACGGTCATCTGGTCGATCGTCGCCGGCGTCGGCGTCACCCTGTTCTCCGCCCTCATCCCTGCGTGGCGGGCCACCCGGGTGCCCCCGATCGCCGCCCTGCGCGACGTGGCGACCGACACCTCGGGCACGTCGAAGATCCGCATCGGCATCGGGCTCGCCCTCGCGGTGCTGGCCGTCGTGTTCATCGCCCCGGTGTACGGCGAGGACCCCGACACGGCTGCGCTCCAGTCGCTCGGCCTCGGTGCCGTGCTGCTGCTGGTCGCCCTCATCGTGCTCGGACCGGTCATCGCCCGTCCGGTCGCCCGGGCCATCGGCGCACCGCTCTCCTGGTTGCGCGGCACCACGGGACACCTGGCGCGGGAGAACGCCAGCCGCTCGCCGAAGCGGACGGCGTCCACCGCCGCGGCGCTGATGATCGGCATCGCGCTCGTCGGGTTCATCACGATCCTCATCTCGTCGGCCCGGGTCTCGATCGACGAGCAGGTCAGCCGGGGCTTGAAGGCCGACCTCATCATCCGGGCCGAGAGCTTCGGGGCAGGCATCCCCATCGCCTTCGAGGAGGAGATCGCCGGGCGCGACGACGTGGCGACGGTCGCCGCCCTGCGCCAGGGGCAGGTGCAGCTCGCGCTGCCCGACGGCGACACCACGACGACGTTCATGGGCGCCATCAACCCCGAGCGCTACGACCGGGCGGTCGAGGTGCAGATGGTCGAGGGGTCCCTCGCCGACCTCCAGCCCGGCGGGCTCGTCGTCGACCGTCGGCAGGCCGAGAACCGCGACCTCGCCGTCGGCGACACGGTCGAGGTCACGTTCCTCCCGGCCGCGAACGTCGCCGAGCTGACGGTCACCGCGATCAGCGACGACCCGCAGCTCCTCGGCTTCTACACGACGACCCACGAGGACTGGGCGGCGAACGTCCCGAACCAGACGAACGGGACGATCTTCGTCAGCGCTGCGGAGGGCACCACGGTCGACGACCTGCAGCGCGAGCTGCGTCGAGCGGCGGAGGAGTACCCGGGCGTGCTCGTCGAGAACCAGGACGAGTTCCTCGACGCCATCGCGTCGCAGCTCAACGTGATCCTGAACGTCGTCCTCGGCCTGCTCGTCGTGTCGGTGCTCATCGCCCTCATCGGCATCGCCAACACCCTCTCGCTCTCGGTCTACGAGCGCACCAGGGAGCTGGGGCTGCTCCGGGCCGTCGGCATGACCCGATCGCAGCTGCGTGCATCGGTCCGGTGGGAGGCCGCCATCATCGCCGTGCTCGGCACCCTGCTCGGCCTCGCCCTCGCGGTCGGGCTCAGCTACAGCCTCATCCAGGGCCTCGGCCCGCAGGGCTTCAGCGCGTTCCAGGTCCCCGTGGGCCAGATGGCGATCATCGTCGTCGTCGGCGCGCTCCTCGGCGTCCTGGCCAGCCTGCTGCCGGCCCGGCGCGCCGCGAAGCTCAACGTCCTCGAGGCCATCGCCAGCGAGTAG
- a CDS encoding RNA-binding S4 domain-containing protein: MDSTRVDRWLWSIRLCSTRSEATDVCRGGHVRVNGRPAKPATTVSIGDEVAARVHGRDRVVEVVRVIDKRVGAPIAVECYVDRSPPPPSREPSAAYAERSRGTGRPTKRDRRQIERLRDRG, translated from the coding sequence ATGGACTCGACGCGCGTGGACAGGTGGCTGTGGTCGATCCGGCTCTGCTCGACGCGGTCGGAGGCCACCGACGTGTGCCGGGGCGGGCACGTGCGCGTCAACGGCCGTCCGGCCAAGCCGGCCACCACCGTGTCGATCGGCGACGAGGTCGCGGCGCGCGTGCACGGCAGGGACCGGGTCGTCGAGGTCGTGCGCGTGATCGACAAGCGGGTCGGCGCCCCGATCGCAGTGGAGTGCTACGTCGACCGCTCACCGCCGCCGCCCTCCCGCGAGCCGTCGGCGGCGTACGCCGAGCGGAGCCGAGGGACCGGACGTCCGACCAAGCGCGATCGCCGGCAGATCGAGCGGCTGCGGGACCGCGGATGA
- a CDS encoding O-acetyl-ADP-ribose deacetylase, giving the protein MARLAALRRDITTLEVDAVVNAANSSLMGGGGVDGAIHRAGGPAILEECRAVVDRQGRLPTGEAVITTAGRMPARHVIHTVGPVWTGDDPSGHDALLASCYRTALALAAEHGLASVAFPAISTGIYGFPKDRAAGIAVGTVTDAVRAHPSIEAVVFACFSDADVDRYRRLGVPEDPDLV; this is encoded by the coding sequence ATGGCTCGGCTCGCTGCGCTCCGACGCGACATCACCACGCTCGAGGTGGACGCGGTCGTGAACGCGGCCAACAGCAGCCTGATGGGTGGCGGTGGGGTCGACGGTGCGATCCACCGGGCGGGTGGCCCGGCGATCCTCGAGGAGTGCCGGGCCGTCGTCGACCGCCAGGGGCGGCTCCCCACCGGCGAGGCGGTGATCACCACCGCGGGTCGCATGCCCGCTCGGCACGTCATCCACACGGTCGGCCCGGTGTGGACGGGTGACGATCCGTCCGGCCACGACGCCCTGCTCGCCTCCTGCTACCGCACGGCGCTTGCGCTCGCCGCCGAGCACGGACTGGCGAGCGTGGCCTTCCCGGCCATCAGCACCGGCATCTACGGCTTCCCCAAGGACCGAGCGGCGGGCATCGCGGTCGGGACCGTCACCGACGCGGTGCGCGCCCACCCCTCGATCGAGGCCGTCGTGTTCGCGTGCTTCTCCGATGCCGACGTCGACCGCTACCGCCGGCTCGGCGTTCCCGAGGATCCCGACCTCGTCTGA